Proteins from a single region of Candidatus Omnitrophota bacterium:
- a CDS encoding ROK family transcriptional regulator, which translates to MKHPDFIKDELNEKEKRNIDIIEILRRRGPISRPDISKEMGINVVTISNYIDDFIKNNLVYEKELDVSEGGRRPVLLDLNPQAGFAIGVGLNLMNMVGLLVDLKGNIITKTQIVRPKPSVKDITECLLEIVREILRRSKNYTANIKGIGVGIAGLVNKKDGSIHWPQKIDQHYAYASVDLPLKGLIEREFNLPVLIENDATAACFGEHWLDLERGYKNVVYMFSGVGCGIMIGGEIYTGANGYAGEVAIYNYKEDNAFNCEPGNSCFIKRWEADLGIVDDARKLLIKDKNAADEFFKLTSSNIDNVDLKSVFIAARANNAIAIDVLDKAAKRLGVKIAYLVNLLNPQIVVVGGGLEEAGERFLNRVSLTVKEWAFRESVEDLKIVYSQLRENAVALGSASLLLQRVFAQLR; encoded by the coding sequence ATGAAGCACCCGGATTTTATAAAAGACGAACTAAATGAAAAAGAAAAACGCAACATTGACATCATTGAGATATTAAGAAGGCGCGGGCCCATAAGCAGGCCTGATATATCCAAAGAAATGGGGATAAATGTTGTCACTATTTCAAACTATATTGACGACTTTATCAAAAACAATCTGGTTTACGAAAAAGAATTAGATGTATCTGAGGGCGGAAGAAGGCCTGTGCTGCTTGATTTAAATCCCCAGGCGGGTTTTGCAATTGGAGTGGGCCTGAACCTGATGAATATGGTGGGCCTCTTAGTAGACTTAAAAGGCAATATTATAACCAAGACGCAGATAGTCAGGCCAAAGCCCTCGGTAAAAGATATCACAGAGTGCCTGCTTGAAATCGTGCGCGAGATACTCAGGCGTTCTAAGAATTACACGGCTAATATTAAGGGCATAGGGGTAGGTATCGCCGGATTGGTCAATAAAAAAGATGGTTCGATACATTGGCCGCAGAAGATTGACCAGCATTATGCCTATGCTTCTGTTGATTTGCCGCTTAAAGGTCTGATAGAGAGAGAATTTAATCTCCCGGTCCTCATTGAAAATGATGCCACAGCCGCATGTTTCGGAGAGCATTGGCTTGACCTGGAGCGGGGATACAAGAATGTCGTTTATATGTTCTCTGGCGTTGGCTGCGGTATAATGATAGGCGGAGAAATATACACCGGAGCAAACGGCTATGCCGGAGAGGTGGCCATCTATAACTATAAAGAGGACAATGCGTTTAATTGTGAGCCGGGAAACAGTTGTTTTATTAAACGTTGGGAAGCAGACTTAGGTATAGTAGATGATGCCAGGAAATTATTGATTAAGGATAAAAACGCGGCTGACGAATTTTTCAAACTCACTTCAAGTAATATTGATAACGTAGATTTAAAAAGTGTGTTTATTGCCGCCAGGGCTAATAACGCGATAGCGATAGATGTGTTGGATAAGGCCGCAAAGAGGCTGGGCGTAAAGATCGCCTACTTAGTGAACCTGTTGAATCCCCAGATCGTAGTTGTTGGCGGCGGGCTTGAAGAAGCAGGAGAAAGATTTTTGAATAGAGTTTCTTTGACGGTAAAAGAATGGGCTTTTAGAGAATCCGTCGAGGACCTCAAGATAGTTTATTCTCAGCTCAGGGAAAATGCCGTGGCATTGGGTTCAGCCAGCTTATTGCTGCAAAGGGTTTTTGCTCAGCTGCGCTAA
- a CDS encoding LacI family transcriptional regulator gives MMWLPVIYKTKVRLLRSEISPSNFKVKFVLKKRLYKFYFMVRRKNPTKTSPVSINDVARLAGVSITTVSRVINKFSSVKEKNKIRVLDAVKQLNFQPSVFAQRLATGKNNVVALVIPRYEGMFYSFYVLELIRGIGTLCEVLKLDLLLKLTDNKSTVNLRGVGGIIFADIIGNRTLLEEALGTKTPCIVINNNVEDLKVSCISIDNAGGAFNAVNYLAGLGHKKIAHITGDLITQAASQRLEGYKQALVKNNIEIREEYIIKTDYSRGQARSASEKLINMQDPPTAVFVASDSMALEVITVARESGKEIPQDLSIVGFDDNPSGLYGPVALTTVRQPLIKMAQDSVKMLSALIEGTVDKPRKIILPTELVVRESCRALK, from the coding sequence ATGATGTGGCTGCCTGTGATATACAAAACGAAAGTACGCCTATTAAGGTCGGAGATATCGCCAAGTAATTTTAAAGTCAAGTTCGTTCTTAAAAAACGTCTTTATAAATTTTACTTCATGGTTCGCAGAAAAAATCCTACCAAAACCAGTCCTGTTTCTATAAATGACGTAGCCCGGCTAGCCGGAGTATCGATTACTACCGTTTCCCGGGTAATAAACAAATTCTCTTCCGTAAAAGAAAAGAATAAGATTAGAGTACTTGATGCCGTAAAACAGCTGAATTTTCAGCCATCGGTTTTTGCCCAGCGCCTTGCTACAGGCAAGAATAATGTTGTGGCTTTGGTCATTCCCAGATACGAGGGGATGTTTTATTCTTTTTATGTGCTTGAACTTATCCGTGGTATAGGAACATTATGCGAGGTGCTAAAGCTTGATCTTTTGCTTAAGCTTACTGATAATAAATCTACAGTTAATTTAAGAGGAGTGGGCGGCATTATTTTTGCGGATATTATCGGCAACCGCACGCTGCTCGAAGAAGCATTAGGGACTAAAACACCGTGCATAGTAATCAATAATAATGTAGAGGATTTAAAAGTCAGTTGTATTTCGATAGATAATGCCGGCGGCGCTTTTAATGCGGTAAATTACCTGGCAGGTTTAGGGCATAAAAAAATCGCCCATATAACAGGTGATTTGATAACCCAGGCTGCATCTCAAAGGCTTGAAGGTTATAAACAGGCTTTAGTAAAAAATAATATAGAAATCAGAGAAGAATATATTATTAAAACTGATTATTCCCGCGGACAGGCCAGGTCAGCTTCCGAAAAGCTTATAAATATGCAGGATCCTCCTACAGCAGTTTTTGTTGCTTCAGATTCTATGGCGCTGGAAGTTATAACCGTAGCAAGAGAATCGGGTAAGGAGATTCCGCAGGATTTATCGATAGTGGGGTTTGATGATAATCCTTCTGGACTGTATGGCCCGGTTGCGCTGACTACAGTGAGGCAGCCGTTGATAAAGATGGCTCAGGACAGTGTTAAAATGTTAAGTGCTTTAATAGAAGGAACCGTTGACAAACCAAGAAAAATCATTCTGCCGACCGAGCTGGTGGTCAGGGAATCTTGTCGCGCTCTTAAATAA
- a CDS encoding vitamin B12-dependent ribonucleotide reductase — protein sequence MKLSDNALKVLERRYLIKDETGNVIETPQQLFERVASAIANAEKLYNKSDKEITSLKEDFYNAMVELEFLPNSPCLMNAGKDLGQLSACFTLPIADSMDSIFETLKATAMIHKSGGGTGFSFSRLRPKNSVVKTTGGVASGPVSFMKVYDAATEAVKQGGTRRGANMGILQIDHPDILEFITCKENNKEINNFNISVAVTDDFMEKFKKGQDYDLIDPHAKQVVTRLNTKEVFDLIVKQAHKNGEPGIIFIDKINQDNPTPKLGRIESTNPCGEQPILPYESCDLGSINLSKVYKKIGAGSRYDIDWDKLKKITQLAVHFLDNLIDVNKFPIPEIEKATKLTRKIGLGVMGWSSLLIRLGIPYNSEEAIELAEKIMSFIFEEATKKSQELAKYKGVFPAFRGSIFDRKNNPIKIRNATLTTIAPTGTISIIAGPCSSGIEPLFAISYYRNVMDNDKLVEVEPLFEEIAKQRGFYSRELMEKIAEKGSIQDFSEIPEEIRKLFVTAHDISAEWHVRMQAAFQRYTSNAVSKTINFPHDATIADVEKAYLLAYELNCKGITVYRDGSREEQVLNIKRSTKQEQKSIVEPGKIGPRPRPEVILGTTTKVATGCGNLYVTINIDEEGKPFELFTQMGKAGGCAASQLEALGRLVSLGFRSGIEVKSIIEQLRNIRCPSPSWEKGQRIFSCSDAIARVIEKRLANNTLEAAKVESTPVAMKHSHNDDAVPAGVSLHGDIVGVCPDCGGALRHEEGCVKCQACGYSKC from the coding sequence TTGAAACTTTCGGATAATGCTTTGAAGGTTCTTGAGCGCAGGTATCTAATAAAAGATGAAACTGGCAATGTCATTGAGACTCCGCAGCAACTATTTGAACGTGTTGCTTCAGCAATAGCCAATGCTGAAAAACTTTATAATAAATCCGATAAAGAGATCACAAGCCTTAAAGAGGATTTTTATAATGCCATGGTTGAGCTGGAATTCCTTCCTAATTCTCCCTGCCTTATGAATGCAGGAAAGGATTTAGGCCAGCTGAGCGCCTGTTTTACTCTCCCTATAGCGGATTCCATGGACTCAATATTTGAAACATTAAAGGCCACTGCAATGATACATAAGAGCGGCGGCGGGACAGGATTTTCCTTTTCAAGGCTGAGGCCCAAAAATTCTGTCGTAAAGACTACCGGAGGTGTGGCTTCGGGTCCGGTATCTTTTATGAAGGTTTATGATGCCGCAACGGAAGCAGTAAAACAGGGTGGTACGCGCCGGGGAGCTAATATGGGCATATTACAAATAGATCACCCGGACATCCTGGAATTCATCACCTGCAAAGAGAATAATAAAGAAATAAATAATTTTAATATATCGGTCGCAGTTACCGATGACTTTATGGAGAAATTTAAGAAGGGTCAAGATTATGATTTAATCGACCCTCATGCAAAACAGGTAGTAACCCGACTTAATACAAAAGAAGTCTTTGATCTGATAGTCAAACAGGCTCATAAAAACGGAGAACCTGGTATTATTTTCATTGATAAGATAAATCAGGATAATCCTACTCCTAAGCTTGGGAGGATAGAGAGCACTAACCCTTGCGGCGAACAGCCAATCCTGCCTTATGAAAGCTGTGATCTTGGTTCAATAAACCTCTCCAAAGTTTACAAGAAAATCGGGGCAGGCTCGCGGTATGATATTGATTGGGACAAGTTAAAGAAGATAACACAGTTGGCGGTACATTTCTTGGATAACCTGATAGATGTTAACAAATTCCCTATCCCGGAGATAGAAAAAGCTACAAAACTTACGCGCAAAATCGGGTTGGGCGTTATGGGCTGGTCGAGCCTTCTTATACGCTTAGGGATTCCTTACAACAGCGAAGAAGCTATAGAACTGGCAGAAAAGATAATGTCGTTTATCTTTGAAGAAGCTACGAAGAAATCCCAGGAACTTGCTAAATATAAAGGAGTTTTTCCTGCCTTTAGAGGCAGTATATTTGATAGGAAGAATAATCCTATTAAAATCCGCAATGCCACCCTTACTACTATTGCCCCTACAGGTACGATCAGTATAATAGCAGGGCCGTGCTCTTCCGGTATAGAGCCGCTTTTTGCTATTTCTTATTACCGTAATGTCATGGATAATGATAAGCTCGTAGAGGTTGAGCCATTGTTTGAAGAGATAGCAAAGCAGAGGGGTTTCTATAGCAGGGAGTTAATGGAGAAGATCGCCGAAAAGGGTTCAATCCAGGATTTTAGCGAAATCCCCGAAGAGATAAGAAAATTGTTTGTGACTGCTCATGATATAAGTGCTGAATGGCATGTGAGGATGCAGGCTGCGTTTCAGCGTTATACCTCTAACGCAGTAAGCAAGACTATTAATTTCCCTCATGATGCTACTATTGCCGATGTAGAAAAAGCTTATCTGCTTGCTTATGAGCTTAACTGTAAGGGGATTACTGTTTATCGTGATGGTAGCAGGGAAGAGCAGGTGTTGAATATAAAGCGCAGCACTAAACAGGAGCAGAAATCAATCGTTGAGCCGGGTAAAATCGGTCCCCGCCCGCGCCCAGAAGTTATATTGGGGACAACTACCAAGGTCGCCACAGGTTGCGGCAATCTCTATGTAACAATAAATATAGATGAAGAAGGCAAGCCTTTTGAGCTTTTTACCCAGATGGGCAAGGCTGGCGGTTGTGCCGCTTCTCAGCTTGAGGCATTAGGCAGGCTGGTGTCACTGGGTTTCCGTTCAGGCATAGAGGTTAAATCTATAATCGAACAGTTAAGGAATATACGCTGTCCGTCTCCTTCATGGGAGAAAGGGCAGAGGATATTTTCATGCTCTGATGCTATTGCCAGGGTGATTGAAAAACGGCTGGCTAATAATACGCTTGAAGCTGCAAAGGTAGAGTCTACCCCAGTCGCCATGAAGCATTCTCATAATGATGACGCTGTCCCGGCAGGGGTCAGCCTGCACGGTGACATAGTTGGAGTATGCCCTGATTGCGGTGGAGCGCTTAGGCATGAAGAAGGCTGTGTAAAATGCCAGGCTTGCGGATACTCCAAGTGCTAA